CCTGACGATCATCGCGATCGGCCTGGTGTCGTTCCTGGCGATCCACCTGCTGTTGACGCGAACCGACGCCGGGATCGCGATGCGCGCCACCAGCGACAACGAGAAGCTCTCGACGATCTCCGGCATCTACACGGACAAGATCCGGCGCAACGTCTGGCTCCTCTCGTCGGGACTGGCCGGTCTCTCGGGCTTCATGCTCGCGACGTCGACCGCGGCGACGCCGCTGACCGGGTTCCACCAGATCCTGCTGGTCCTGTCGGCCGCCATCCTCGGCGGTGCCGGCAGCGCCTACGGGGCCATCGCCGGCGCCTACATCATCGGGCTGACGGTCACGCTGGCGGGGTCGTACCTGCCGGGTGAGTTCGCGAACCTGGGGACGATGTTCGCCTTCGTCATCCTGATCGTGGTGCTCCTGATCCGCCCGACCGGCATCGCGGACGTGGAGGAGGCATAACAATGAGTGAACTCACAGCCAAAATCTCGGAACTCTGGACGGAATCGCCCCTCAACTACCTGCGTGTCGGAGCGTTAGTCACGATCCTCTCTGTCGTCTACCTGTTCTCCGGGCTCCAGGCGGGCTACCCCGGATGGGTCCTGCTGGTGTTCAACGTCCTCATCGTCAACTTCGTCCTCTACGGCATCCTGCTGTTGGGCCTCAACCTCCAGTACGGGTACGCCGGCATCGTGAACTTCGGACCGGTGTTGTTCTTCGCGCTGGGCGCGTACACGGTCGCGCTCGTCAGCGCCGAGAGCACGTTCAGCGACCTCGGCATGGGCATGCCGTGGTACGTCGGCGTGGCCGCTGCGCTCGTCGTCGTCCTCGTCGTGGCGTTCATCCTCAGCCTCAGCACCATCCAGCTCCGCGGCGACTACCTGGCCGTCGTCACGCTCGCTGGTGCGGAGATCTTCCACGAGATGGCCGCGGGACTGCCGGCGACCCTGGGCGGCAACCAGGGTATCCCCGGCATCCCCCGGATCTTCCACGACATCGCCCCAGACGCGTTCACGGCCGGTCTGGCCGCGTTCGGCGCACTCACGGGGTTACTGATAATCAGCTACGCCGTCATGCAACGGCTCGGCGAGTCGCCGTTCGGTCGGGTGCTCCGCGGCATCCGCGACGACGAGACGGCCGTCGAGTTCCTGGGGAAGGACATCTTCTCCTACAAGATCAAGACGTTCCTCATCGGGTCGGTCCCGATGGGACTCGCGGGCGCGTTCCTCGGGCTGATCAACGGCGGCGTCGCTCCCGGGTTCATCACGATCGACGTGACGGTGCTCGTCTGGGTCGGGATGCTCATCGGCGGCGCGGGCAGCAACAGGGGCGCGCTGGTGGGACTGCTCATCATCTCGTCGTTCCAGCTGTTCACCCGCTTTGCGAACCAGTCGATCCCGGTCGGCTCCAACACGTTCGCGTCACTGCGACTGATGGCCGTCGGACTCCTGATGATCCTCATCATCGTGTACCGGCCACAGGGGCTCTTCGGTGACCCCGACAAGCTGGAGGTGGATGCATGACTCTGTTCGAGACCAACGACATCGAGAAGTCGTTCGGGGGCCTCCAGGCCCTCGACGGCGTCGACGTATCGATCGACGAGGGCGAACTCGTCGGACTCATCGGGCCGAACGGGGCCGGCAAGACCACGTACTTCAACTGCGTGACCGGGCTCCTCGACGCCGACGACGGCACGGTCAGGTTCGACGGGCAGGACGTCACGGACATGGACTCCGCGGAACTCGCGCGTGAGGGCATGGTCCGGACGTTCCAGCTGTCGCGGACGCTCAAGACGATGACCGCTCTCGAGAACGTCCAAATCGCGGCGATGGATCACCCCGGTGAGAACGCCTGGACCGCGTTCCGCCAGAGCGACGACCTGTACGAGGCCGAGGCGGAGATCACCGAACGGGCCGAGGAACTGCTCGATCGCTTCGACCTCGGCCACCACAAGGACACCTACGGGGGCAAGCTCTCCGGCGGTGACCGGAAGATCCTCGAGATCTGCCGGGGGCTGATGCTCGATCCGAAGCTGTTCCTGCTCGACGAACCGTTCGCCGGCGTCAACGAGGCGACGGTCGAGGAGATCTCCGATTACATCAGGGAGCTCAACGACGAGGGGATGACGTTCGTCATCATCGAGCACGGCCTGCGCGAGCTTGTCCAGCTCGTCGACCGCCTCATCGTACTGCACGAGGGCGCCGTCCTGGCCGACGGAGACCCGCACGACGTCGTCACCGACGAACAGGTCATCAACGTCTACATGGGGCAGGCCATGGACCTCGACGACGGCACCGAGAGCGAAGCGACCGACGCCTGACCGGCGTCCCCTTTACAGCGTCTGTTCGATTCCCACTCCTTCTTCGCGCGCCGTTCGATAGACGTGACCCGCCGTCACCACGTCCAGCACCGCCGACCCGACGCTCTCGACGACGACGATATCGTCGTCACGCTCCCGGCCGGCGGTCCCATCGAACGCCGCGGCGAGGGGCACGAGGTCCGACTCCTGCAGTGACGTGGCCGCCAGGTCGCCGATGGTCGCGACCTCCTCGGGGACGTCGGCGAACACGGCGGCCGCACGGTCGAAGACGCCCGGCTCGAGTTCCTGCATCGCTTCGTTGTACGCACCCACGGCGACGACGAGCGTTCCCGGGTCGAGGGCGTCCGCCGGGAAGACCGGGTCCGTGCTCGTCGTCGCCGTGACGACCACCGACGCCCCCGCCACGGCCTCGGCGGCCGAGTCGACGGCCGAGGCCGGCAGTCCCTCCGCCTCGAGCTCGTCGGCACAGTCGAAGCGGGAGTCGCTGGGCGAGTAGATCCGGACGTCCTCGACCTCGCTGACCGCGGCGATGGCCCGCGTCTGCCAGCGGGCCTGTGCGCCGGCGCCGATGACGCCCAGCCGCACCGGCTCGGAGGCGAATTCACGGACCGCGAGCGCGCCGATACAGCCCGTCCGCGCGTTCGTGATGCGCGTCCCGTCCATGAACGACAGCGGCACGCCCGTCCGGGCGTTCGAGAGGACGATCTGTGCGTTGAGCGTCGGTAACCCGCGGTCCTCGTTGCCCTCGTGGAGGCTGACGAGTTTGGTCGCGAAGACGTCGTCGCCGTGGACGTAGGCGGGCATCGCGATCCCCATACCGAGGGGATCGTCGGATTCGAGCCCCTGCCCGAGCGGATAGTGCGGACGATGCGGGCGCTCTGCCTCACCGGCTGCCTGTTTGACGAGCGCCGATTCGACGATCGGAACGAGTGCCCGGAGGTCGAGGACACGTTGGACGTCGTCGTCGGTTAGGAACAGTACCATGACAGATCGTCCGGACCCACGGTAGTTATGTGTTCCTCTCGGATGGCCCGACAGCGGTACACTTATTCCAATCCCCGGAAAAGAGAATTCCCAATGAAGGTAACGGTAGTAGGAGGCGGTATCGTCGGTCTCTCGTCAGCGTACTATCTCGCGCGTGGCGGTGCGGACGTCACGCTCTGCGAGAAGGGATCGCTCGGGATGGGAAGCACCGCTCGCTCCGCCGGCGGCATCCGGACGCAGTTCTCGACCGAGATCAACGTGGAACTGTCGCTGCGCTCCCTCGAGGTCTGGGACTCCTTCCACGAGCAGTTCGACGTCGATATCGCCCACAGGCGAAACGGTTACCTGTTCGTGACGGGCGACGAGGAGACCGCCGATCGGTGCCGGACGGACGTCGAGATGCAAAACGAACTCGGCGCCGAGAGTCGGTTCATCACGCCGGCGGAAGCCGAGGAACACTGTCCGGGGCTCGAGACCGACGGCCTCGTCGCGGCGACGTACAACGGTCAGGACGGGTTCGCCGACCCCAACCTCGCCATGCAGGGCTACGCCGGGGAGGCCCGGGAGGAGGGCGTCGACATCCGGACCAAGACGGCCGTCACAGACGTCCAGACAGACGGCGACGAGGTCACCGGCGTCGTGACGGACGAGGGCCGCATCGACGCGGACATCGTGGTCAACGCCGCCGGCGCCTGGTCCCAGGCCCTCGCCGACCTGGCGGACGTCGACTTGCCGATCAGCCCCCGGCGACGGCAGTTGGCCGTCGTCGACCCCCAGCGCAGTCTGTCGGACGACGTGCCGCTGACGATCAACCTCGACACGGGGTCGTACTTCCGGCCCGAGCGCGACGGTGCGGCCCTGGTCGGCGGCCACTTCGGCGACGACCCCGACGTCGATCCGGACCGGTACTCGGACTCGCTGGACATCGAGTGGGCGGCGACGGCCGTCGAGCACGCCGCGGAGTACACCGCCTACTTCGGGGACGATGCGCGGATCCGCCGGGGCTGGGCGGGCCTCTACGCCGTCACGCCCGACCACCATCCCATCATCGAGGAGACCGCGCCCGGGTTCGTCACCGCGGCGGGCTTCTCCGGCCACGGCTTCCAGCACGCCCCCGCGACCGGGAAGCTGGTCGCCGAACTCTGTTTCGACGGGGAGGCGTCGCTCGCGGACATCTCGTGTCTGTCGAGCAGCCGGTTCGAGGACGGAACCGGCATGATAGAACACAACGTCGCGTAGTTTTCCGGCCGTTCTCCGAGCCGTCTCAGGCGAAATCGATGCGGTAGTAGTCGGTGAACTTCACCAGGTCGTACTGGACGAGCTCCGTCGCCGTCGTCAGGTCCAGCCGACCCCGTCCGGTGTCGCCGGAGACGAGCGTGAAGAGCCGCTCTTTGGCGGTCTCGGAGAGTTCGTCGAAGTGCGCGACGCGAGCGTCCTCCGGAACCGTCTCGGGGCGGTGGATCCGGATCCGCGATTCGTTGTTACTGGCAGCCATGGTACTCGTATACGCGATTTACGATCTATTAAACGTTTGGTTCGAAAAACGACGGGAACGGCAGACCTGAGCGCTCGCGGCGGCGTTACTCCGACATCCACTCGCTGGCCTGGGGCTCCCGAGGATCGGTCGGGATCTCGACCAGAACGGGTTCGTCGGCGGCCAGCGCCGTCGAGAGTCGGTCTTCGAGGTCGCTCCCGGTCTCGGCGCGGAGGCTGCGCATGCCCATGCTCTCGGCCAGCGCGGTGAAGCTGATCGGTGAGTCCTCCCAGCCGTACACGCCGGTATCGAGGTCGTACGTCCGTTCCGCCTCCTCGGTGATGATGGCGTAGTCGTTGTTGTTGAGGACGAGGACGGTGATCGGCAGGTCCTCGGCGACGGCGGTGTGGAGTTCGTGGATGCACATCATCAGCCCGCCGTCGCCGGTCAGGACGACGACGTCCTCGTCGGGATTGGCCTGTTGCGCGCCGATACCGGACGGGAGTCCGGTGCCCATGGTCGCCCACGAGCCGGGGTTGACGTACTTGTCGGGCCCGTAGGACTCGAAGGTGTTGAGTCCCCAGACGCGGAACCCGCCGGCGTCGACCGCGACGGTCGCCTCGCGGGGGATCGTCTCCCGGGCCGTCCGGAGGACCTGGACCGACGTCAGCGGCGTCTCCTCGCCCAGCAGCGGTTCGATCCGCTCGTCCCTGGCCGACCGCAACCGCTCGGCGGTCGCTTCCCCGTCGGCCGGCTCCTGGTCGTCGGCCAGTCGGTCCTCGATCTTCCGCATCGCCTCGCCCCCGTCACCGATGACGGCCACGGCCGGGTCGTAGCCGGTGCCGAGGTCGTCGGGGTGGAGCGTGACGTGGACCAGTCGCTCCGGAACGTCGACGGACCACGACCGGGTGGCGACGGCGTCGAAGTCGGTTCCGACGCCCAGGGCCGCGTCCGCATCGCCGATGGCCGCAAGCAGTTCGGGGGTCGCGCTGCCCGAGAGCGTGCCGGCCGATAGCGGGTGGTCCTCGGGGATGACTCCCTTGCCCTTGTAGGTCGTGACGACGGGTGCGCCCAGCCGTTCGGCGAGCGAGCGCAGTTCGTCGCTCGCCCCGGACGACCGAACGCCGCCGCCGGCGAGGATCAGCGGCGCGTCGGCGTCGGCCAGCAGGTCCGTTGCGGCCTCGACGTCCTCGTCGGCGACCGACTCCAGGCAGTCCGTGTCGTAGTCACGAGCCTGCGAGAGCGGGACGTCCATCTTCAGGAAGTTCTTCGGGATGCCGATCCGGACCGGCCCCATCGGCGGTGTCCGGGCGATGGCGACGGCTCGGTCGACCTCCGAAGCGGTCGCCGAGGGACGCTCGACCAGGATGTTCTCCTTGACGACGTTGTCGTAGGTGTCCGGTGGCGTCTCGTGGATGCCGTCGCCGCCGCGGATCTCGGGCTCGGTCTCCACGGCGAAGTGGATCAACGGCGTACAGTCGTTGAGGGCGTTCTTCAGGCCGTTCATCGCGTTCATGTCGCCCGGTCCGGGCACGACGAATGTCGCGGCCATCCGGTCGCTGGTCTCGGCGTACCCCCACGCCTGATGGGTGACCGCGGTCTCGTGTCTGGCGACGACGAACTCGATCGCGTCGCTCTCGCCGATGGCCTGGTTCAGCGGGAGCGTCTGCTTTCCGGGAATCCCGAACACCGTATCGATCCCGTTGGCTACCAGCCGGTCGATGACCGCCTCGTTGATCAGCATGGCCTGGGATACTTGAGGGGCCTACTTAGTCCTACCTGTCCCTCGAACGAGAGTCCTGGCCCACCCATCGGAAACGTTAATCAGATCAGTCCTGTCAGTACGGACGATGCTAGATTACTTCGGCCTGGAGGCCGACCTCGGTGCGGAAGAGCGGATGATCCGGGACACGGCCCGCGAGTTCGTCGACGAGAATGTACGCCCCGACATCGGCGAGCACTGGATCGAGGGCACCTTCCCGAAAGACCTCATCCCCGAGATGGGCGAGATGGGCTTTTACGCCCCGAATCTGGAGGGCTACGGATCGCCCAACGTCAGCGAGACCGCCTACGGCCTCCTGATGCAGGAACTGGAAGCCTGTGACTCCGGTCTGCGCTCGATGGCGAGCGTCCAGGGCGCCCTCGTGATGTATCCGATCCACGCTTACGGCAGCGAGGAGCAGAAAGAGGAGTGGCTCCCCAAACTCGGGAGCGGTGAAGCGGTCGGCTGCTTCGGCCTCACAGAGCCCGAACACGGCTCGAACCCGACCGCGATGGAGACTCGCGCAGAAGAAGCCGACGGCGGCTACCTGCTCAACGGGTCGAAGACGTGGATCACGAACTCACCGATTTCGGACGTGGCGATCGTCTGGGCGCGTGATCGGACCGACCCGGATACCCCCGTCCGCGGGTTCCTCGTCGAGACCGATCGGGACGGCGTCTCGACCAACAAGATCACGGAGAAACTCTCGCTGCGAGCGTCCATCACGGGCGAGATCGGCCTCAACGACGTGTTCGTGCCCGAGGAGAACCTGCTGCCCGGCGCAGAGGGCATGGGCGGCCCGCTGGGCTGTCTGACCCAGGCCCGCTACGGCATCGCCTGGGGCGCTATCGGCGCCGCACGCGATAGCTTCGAGACCGCCCGGCAGTACGCCAAGGATCGCGATCAATTCGGAGGGCCCATCGGCCGGTTCCAGATCCAGCAGCAGAAGCTGGCGGAGATGGCCACCCAGATTACCCTGGCACAGCTGCTGGCACACCGACTCGCGGACCTCAAGGAACGCGGCGAGATGCGCCCGCAACACGTCTCGATGGCCAAACGCAACAACGTCCGGATGGCCCGCGACGAGTCCCGCGTCGCCCGCGAGATGCTCGGCGGCAACGGCATCACGGCGGACTACTCGCCGATGCGTCACATGGCGAACCTCGAGACGGTTTATACCTACGAGGGCACGCACGACATCCACACCCTCATCCTCGGCGAGGACCTGACCGGCTTCGCCGCCTACGAGTGACCGACGATGTCTGAACCGAACTCCACGACCGGCGGACCGCTGGACGGCGTAACCGTGCTCGACGCGTCACGGGTCCTCTCGGGCCCCTTCTGTACGATGCAGCTCGGCGACCTCGGTGCGGAGGTGGTCAAGATCGAGCGTCCCGACGGCGGCGACCAGACGCGCAGCTGGAGTCCGCCCGAGTACGGCGACTCCGGCGAGGCCGCCTACTACCTCAGCACCAACCGGAACAAGCGCTCGCTGACGCTCAACCTCGCGAGCGAGGACGGCCGCGACGTGTTTCGCGACCTGGCCGAGAAGGCCGACGTAGTGGTCGAGAACTTCCGCGTCGGCAAGATGGCCGAGTGGGACCTCGACTACGAGACCCTCTCGGCCGAGAACCCCGACCTGGTCTACTGCTCCATCTCCGGATACGGACAGGACGGCCCGCACAAGGACCGACCGGCCTACGACCTCATCATGCAGGCCGAGGGCGGCATGATGAGCATCACCGGCGAGCAGGGCCGCCCGCCCGTCCGCGTCGGCGTCGCGATCGCGGACATCGGCGCGGGGATGTACGCCGCCCAGTCCATCCTGGCCGCGCTCTTCCACCGCGAGTTCCAGGACGCCGGCGGCCAGTACATCGACGTCGCCCTCTTCGAGGCGATGGTCGCCTGGCAGACCTACATGGCCTCATACTACTTCGCCACGGGCGACCCGCCCGGGCGGATGGGGAGCAAACACCCGACCATCGCGCCCTACCAGGCCTTCCCGACGACCGATGGCTACATCGTGGTCGCCGTCCCGTCGCCGAACCTGTGGCCGCGCTTCTGTCGGGCCATCGACCGCGAGGACCTCGTCGAGGACCCGCGGTTCGAGACCAACGACGACCGCGTGACCAACCGCGAGGAACTCGACGCCATCCTCGAAGCCGAGTTCGAAGAGTACAGCACCGCGGCGGCGAAGGAACGCCTCGACGACCACGGCGTCCCGGCCAGCAGGGTCAACGACATGGCCGACGTGTTCGACCACCCGCAGGTCCTGGCACGCGGCATGCGACAGCAGGTCGATCACCCGACTGCGGACGAAGTCGAGATGCCCGGCAGCCCCATGAACCTGGGCGACACGCCGACGGGAATCGACCGTCACCCGCCGCTGCTCGGCGAACACACCGAGGAGATCCTCTCGGAATTCGGATTCGACGACGAAACCATCGCTCGCTTCCACGAGAACGGCGTCGTCTGACCCCGTCACTGCTCGCCCGTCCTTTGCAATCCGTTTCCCTCACGGAAGCTCCAGACCCGTTCTTCGAGGGGGAATCGCTGATCCGCGACACGGAACGAGGTTTTTGCCGCGATATCGTAACCGCCCAGAACGACAGTTTCGAGGCTTCTTCTCCCAATCCTTCGAGTCTCCAGTGCGGCGCCGGGGCCGTGTTTGGAAGAGTATACCAGGGTTCGGCCGTCGGTCGCAGATCACTAATCCCGTGTGTTCAGGGCGTAGAGCCCCGTAGTTTGCGTGTCCGCGATACGGAATCAGATTCGACCGTCGTCGGATCCGTAACCCCGTCAACCACACATGTTCGGACGTTTAAACGACTATGCGTGGGTTTCGCAGTAAACTTAGGCAAACGTAGCTACGGTTAAACCGTTTCTCATCGCGGAACAGTTAAGTGCGGAAGGGCGCTAGGACGGAACATGAAAGGAGGCGAGCAAGAAGGGATCAAGTCCAACGAGACGCTGTTCCAGTTGATCGAGACGCTCAAACAGCTCGACGGCGCCGGTGTCACCGAGCTAGCCACCCGGATGGACGTCTCGAAAAGCACGATCCACCGCCACCTCACGACGCTCGAGGACCACGAGTACGTGATCCGGGACGGCCAGGAGTTCCGGCTGAGCCTCAAGTTCCTCGAGTACGGTGGCTACGTTCGCCGGACCAACGAGATTGCCAAACAGATCCGCCCGCGGATCGAGGAGCTGGCCGACAAGACTGGCGAACTCTCGGCGTACGTGGTCGAAGAACACGGCCAGGGAGTGTTCGTCTTCCGCGGCATCGGGGACAACGCCGTCGGGACCGACGCCGGGGTCGGCAAGCGGTTTCACCTCCACTCGTTGGCGGCCGGAAAGGCGATGCTCGCCGAGCTCTCGCCCGAACGCGTCGACGAGATAATCGAGACCCACGGCCTTCCAGCGTACACGGACAACACCATCACCGAGGCCGACGAACTCCGCGAGGAACTCGACGCGATCCGCGACCGCGGGTTCGCGGTCGACCGCCAGGAGCACCTCATGGGCCTCCACGCCGTCGCAGCACCGGTGTACGGCCCGAACGACGAACTCCGTGGCGCGTTCAACGTCGCCGGCCCCAGCCACCGGATGAAAGGCGACTGGTTCACCGAGGAGATCCCGGAACTCCTGTTGGGCACCATCACCGAGTTCCAACTCGACATCACCTATGCCTGAGAGTGGTTCACAAGACTCCGTTCCGCTTTGCGGAACAGTTTCGGCTCCGGCACCTATTACAACACTAGCTTTGTAATCTTGGACCGGTTCACCGGGCCGAGTCCCGAGATCGTAGCCCGTCGGACGATTGCTGTTCCCTCCCTCTGCATCGGCTACGCACTCAATTTCGAGCAGTTATTCGGCTGTTTTTGACACTTACAGCAACTCTAAGCCGTATGCGGGGCAGCCCGTACATTCCGGCGTCCGACTTCCTCGGACGCGTATCCGACGCGGTTCCGTTATGAGGAACGCCGGATTTCGTCCCGACTGCCCAGTGGGAGCTAAACAGGAGGTTTATGCGGGTTCGAATCGATCACTGGACGAATGTCGATACTCAAGACCGAAGACGTGACCGAGGAGATTCGGCGACTGACGTTGAACCGTCCGGACTCGCTCAACGCACTCAGTAGAGCCCTCCTCTCGCGGATCGCCGAGGAGGTCCGCGCCGCCGACGGTGAGTACCGGGTGCTGATCCTGGAGGGGGCCGGTGACGCGTTCACCGCCGGCGCCGACCTCGACGAGGAGGAGGGCGCTGGCGACCTGTTCCAGGAGATAACCCGTGCCGTCCGGGAGTTCGAGGGCATCGTCATCGGGAAACTCCACGGCTGGGTCATCGGCGGCGGATTCGAGTGGACGCTCTCGTTCGACCTGCGCTACGCCCACTCGGACACGACGTTCAAGCTGACGGAGTCCGAGATCGGCGTGACGGTAACCAACGCCTCGACGCTGCTGCTCCCGCTGTACGTCGGTGCCGGGACGGCCCGCGAACTCGTCTACACGAGTCGCGAACTCCCCGCCGTGGAGGCAGAGCAACACGGGTTGCTCGCCGGTGTCTTCGACGACGCCGACGACCTCGAGGACAAAGTTATCGACGTCGCCACGGACATCGTGGAGAACAAGTCGGCGAACGCGCTGCGACTCAACAAACGCGCCATGGACCAGGCGTTCCCCGTCGAGGAGGTCCTCAAACGGGAAGAGTTGATCAACGAGTACTGCCACGACATCGAGGACATGGGGTGGTAGCCGGGCGGTAAGTGGTGGGCGACGCCGATTTCGGGTCCGGTGTCACGGCGACCGGCCCAGGGACTCTTCGGGAATTCGACTGGCCAACGTTTATACGGCCCCTCTTGGAAATGCGTGCAGGTACCAAATGACATCGGATTCAATCGATTACTACACGGGAAGCATCGAGGAGACGCACGCGGCCGCCCGCGAAGACGTACTGGCGCTGGGCGAGTTCGGTGCCTGGATCGGCGGCGAGGCGAGGACGGCCGCGGACGGCGAGGCGTTCGCGACGCTCGACCCCGTCGTCGGCGAGGAGATCTGCTCGGTGCCCCGGTGTACCGCGGCGGACGTCGACGCCGCCGTCGACGCCGCCCGGGACGCCTTCGACGGCGAGTGGGGCGCCTATTCGCCCCAGGAGCGGTCCAACGCGATCCTCTCGTGGGTGGACGCCCTGCGCGAGAACGTCGGCGACCTCGCGCTGATAGAGAGCCTCGACGGCGGCAAACCGCTGAATCACGCCCTGGTCGAGACGAAGTACGCCCTGGACTTCCTCGAGTACTACGGGAAGGTTATCCAGGCCGACGAGGGCATCACGGTCCCGACGGACGACGACATGCACGTCTACACCCGCCACGAACCCTACGGCGTGGTCGGGCTCGTGACGCCGTGGAACTTCCCGCTGACCATCTCGTTCTGGAAGGTCGGCCCGGCGCTGGCGGCGGGCAACGCCGCCGTCATCAAACCCGCGGAGCAGACGCCGCTCTCGCTCCTGTACGCCGCCGAGCTATCCAAAGGAATCCTCCCCGACGGCGCCCTGAACGTCGTCACCGGGTTCGGCGAGGAGGCCGGCGCGCCGCTGACCGAGCACGCGGGCGTCGGGAAGGTCTCGTTCACCGGCGAGGACGTCACCGGCAAGACGGTGATGAAGGCCGCCGCGGAGACCGTCAAACCCGTGACGCTGGAACTCGGCGGGAAGTCGCCGTACGTCGTCTTCCCCGACGCCGATATCGAGGAGGCCGTCCGCGACGTGGCCCACGGCATCTTCTACAACGCCGGCCAGTCCTGTGACGCCTGTTCGCGCGTGCTCGTCCACGAGGACGTCGCCGAGGAGTTCACCGAGGGACTCGTTGCGCGGGCCGAAGGGCTCACCCCGGGCGACACCCTGAAAGAAGGGACGACCGTCGGCCCCCTCATCTCCGAGGACCAGTTCGGGAAAGTCACCGATTACATCGGCGTCGGTGAAGGCGAGGGCGCGACGCTCGCGACCGGCGGCGCCGTCGACGACGGCGACCTCGCCGAGGGCTGGTTCGTCCGCCCGACGGTGCTCACCGACGTCGACAACGACATGCGGGTCGCCCAGGAGGAGATCTTCGGGCCGGTCGAGGTCGTCACGACCTTCGAGAGCTACGACGAGGCCATCGAACTGGCGAACGACGTGGAGTTCGGCCTGGCCGCCGGCGTCGCGACCGAGAACGCGACGCTGGCCCACCGGGCGGCCGCCGACATCGACGCCGGCAGCGTCTGGGTCAACGGCAACTACGCCACGCCCATCCCGGGTGGCCCCTTCGGCGGCTACAAGCAGTCCGGGATCGGCCGGGAGTGCAGCCGGGACGCTCTTCGCCACTACTCCCAGGAGAAAGCCGTCCACGTCGCGCTCGACGACCCGTCCCTCTGAGGCGGGTCGACGGCGCGTCCGATTCGAACGCCGAGCAGGATAGCTTATGAGGCAGGGGGCGAAACGCCGGTGTGATGGGAACGATACCAGGAGCCGACGCGTACGGCATCGACGTGTCGATCCCGGCGGCCGACGTCGACGAGTTGCTCGCGGTGACCCCCGCCGACGTCGAGGCCCCGGACGCGCTCTCTTTCTGCCGCAACGTCTTCGTCCCGCTGACGACCGCCTGCCGGTACACCTGTACGTACTGCACCTACTACGACCCGCCCGGGCAGGCGACCCTGCTCGACATGGACGAGATCCGGTCCATTCTCGAGACCGGCGTCGACGCCGGCTGCACGGAGGCGCTGTTCACCTTCGGCGACACGCCCGACGACCGCTACACCGAGATCCACGACCAGCTCGCCGAGTGGGGCTACGGCTCCATCCACGAGTACCTCCGGGCGGCCTGTGAACTCGCGCTCGACGTCGGGCTGCTCCCCCACTCGAATCCGGGTGACCTCACGGCCGAGCAACTGTCGACGGTCGCCGACGTCAACGCCAGCATGGGCGTGATGCTCGAGACGACCGCCGACGTCCAGGCCCACGGCGGTCCCCGCGCGAAGAACCCCGGCCAGCGACTCAACACGATCCGGGCGGCCGGCGAGGCCGGCGTCCTCTTCACCACCGGCCTCCTCGTCGGCATCGGCGAGGGATGGCGCGACCGCGCCGAGAGCCTGCTCGCCATCCGGGACCTTCACGAGCGCTACGGACACATCCAGGAGGTCATCGTTCAGAACGTCGTCCCCAACGAGCGCTGGAAGCAGGAAAGTCCCTCGGTCGAGACCATGCGCCGCGTCGTCGCGATGGCCCGCTACTGCCTGCCCGACGACGTCAGCGTCCAGGTGCCGCCG
Above is a genomic segment from Halorientalis sp. LT38 containing:
- a CDS encoding branched-chain amino acid ABC transporter permease, yielding MSLIQNLIFGLEMGSYIAIAAIGFTIIYGIVNMINFAYGEYMTIGAFVGWFAMSEFSLPLAAAIPVVIVVSAILGWVISRIVFVPNHDAGPIPLLLISIGLGFVLRNGYRILLGGSPRYFDMSPTTFRFDSLGFFVTTRHLTIIAIGLVSFLAIHLLLTRTDAGIAMRATSDNEKLSTISGIYTDKIRRNVWLLSSGLAGLSGFMLATSTAATPLTGFHQILLVLSAAILGGAGSAYGAIAGAYIIGLTVTLAGSYLPGEFANLGTMFAFVILIVVLLIRPTGIADVEEA
- a CDS encoding branched-chain amino acid ABC transporter permease, yielding MSELTAKISELWTESPLNYLRVGALVTILSVVYLFSGLQAGYPGWVLLVFNVLIVNFVLYGILLLGLNLQYGYAGIVNFGPVLFFALGAYTVALVSAESTFSDLGMGMPWYVGVAAALVVVLVVAFILSLSTIQLRGDYLAVVTLAGAEIFHEMAAGLPATLGGNQGIPGIPRIFHDIAPDAFTAGLAAFGALTGLLIISYAVMQRLGESPFGRVLRGIRDDETAVEFLGKDIFSYKIKTFLIGSVPMGLAGAFLGLINGGVAPGFITIDVTVLVWVGMLIGGAGSNRGALVGLLIISSFQLFTRFANQSIPVGSNTFASLRLMAVGLLMILIIVYRPQGLFGDPDKLEVDA
- a CDS encoding ABC transporter ATP-binding protein, producing the protein MTLFETNDIEKSFGGLQALDGVDVSIDEGELVGLIGPNGAGKTTYFNCVTGLLDADDGTVRFDGQDVTDMDSAELAREGMVRTFQLSRTLKTMTALENVQIAAMDHPGENAWTAFRQSDDLYEAEAEITERAEELLDRFDLGHHKDTYGGKLSGGDRKILEICRGLMLDPKLFLLDEPFAGVNEATVEEISDYIRELNDEGMTFVIIEHGLRELVQLVDRLIVLHEGAVLADGDPHDVVTDEQVINVYMGQAMDLDDGTESEATDA
- a CDS encoding ornithine cyclodeaminase family protein, whose protein sequence is MVLFLTDDDVQRVLDLRALVPIVESALVKQAAGEAERPHRPHYPLGQGLESDDPLGMGIAMPAYVHGDDVFATKLVSLHEGNEDRGLPTLNAQIVLSNARTGVPLSFMDGTRITNARTGCIGALAVREFASEPVRLGVIGAGAQARWQTRAIAAVSEVEDVRIYSPSDSRFDCADELEAEGLPASAVDSAAEAVAGASVVVTATTSTDPVFPADALDPGTLVVAVGAYNEAMQELEPGVFDRAAAVFADVPEEVATIGDLAATSLQESDLVPLAAAFDGTAGRERDDDIVVVESVGSAVLDVVTAGHVYRTAREEGVGIEQTL
- a CDS encoding NAD(P)/FAD-dependent oxidoreductase, coding for MKVTVVGGGIVGLSSAYYLARGGADVTLCEKGSLGMGSTARSAGGIRTQFSTEINVELSLRSLEVWDSFHEQFDVDIAHRRNGYLFVTGDEETADRCRTDVEMQNELGAESRFITPAEAEEHCPGLETDGLVAATYNGQDGFADPNLAMQGYAGEAREEGVDIRTKTAVTDVQTDGDEVTGVVTDEGRIDADIVVNAAGAWSQALADLADVDLPISPRRRQLAVVDPQRSLSDDVPLTINLDTGSYFRPERDGAALVGGHFGDDPDVDPDRYSDSLDIEWAATAVEHAAEYTAYFGDDARIRRGWAGLYAVTPDHHPIIEETAPGFVTAAGFSGHGFQHAPATGKLVAELCFDGEASLADISCLSSSRFEDGTGMIEHNVA